The nucleotide sequence TGGGGGAGGACGCGTTGCGGTGAGGGAGGACGACGGCGTGGGGGAGGGAACGGCATGACGTCGATCAGCTCGGCGAGCCCGGCACTCACCGGGAACGATCAGAAGAACCGGCTGTTCGGGCCGCTGCCGGACGTGTCGGCGGACGCCGGCTACGTCGAGGAGCACCCCGCGCGGGTCGGGTTCTTCACCGATACCTCGGTGTGCATCGGGTGCAAGGCCTGCGAGGTGGCCTGCAAGGAGTGGAACACCCTCCCGATGGACGACTCGCACGGCGTGCGCGACACCATGGGCCTGTCGGGCATGAGCTACGACAACACCGGTCAGCTGGGCGCCAACTCGTGGCGGCACGTGGCGTTCGTCGAGCAGACCCGCACCGTCGACCTCCCGATGCCCACGTTCGGTCGCCCGGGCGACGACCGCCAGGGCAGCGGTCCCTCTCCGGCGGCGGGCGGCGGGGCGAGCCTGGCCGACGCGCAGCAGAGCGTGCTCAACGCCGAGGCGCTCAGCGAGTTCGACCCGCAGACCGGCCAGACCGGCGCGGACAAGCAGATCCGCTGGCTGATGAGCTCCGACGTCTGCAAGCACTGCACGCACGCGGGCTGCCTCGACGTCTGCCCGACCGGTGCGCTGTTCCGGACCGAGTTCGGCACCGTCGTCGTCCAGCAGGACATCTGCAACGGCTGCGGCTACTGCGTGCCGGCCTGCCCGTACGGGGTCATCGACCAGCGCAAGGACGACGGCCGGGTCTTCAAGTGCACGATGTGCTACGACCGGCTGACCGACGGCAAGGCGCCGGCCTGCGCCACCGCCTGCCCCACCCAGTCGATCCAGTTCGGCGACCTCGACGAGCTGCAGGCCCGGGCCGACGCGCGGCTGGCGACGCTCAAGGAGCAGGGCGTGGAGACCGCCCGGCTCTACGGCCGGGACGAGAACGACGGCGTCGGCGGTGCCGGGGCGTTCTTCCTGCTGCTCGACGAGCCGGAGGTCTACGGCCTGCCGCCGGACCCGGTGGTGACCACCCGGGACGTGCCGGCGATGTGGAAGGCCGCCGCCCGGGGCGCGGCGTTGATCATCGGCGTGGCGGTCTCGGCCGTCCTCGGCTCACGGAAGCGGTAGCGATGACCGAGGGGATCACCACGCCCGGTGCCGGCTGGCGACGGGCGGACGGCCCGGGGGAGCGCAAGCCCCCGAAGCGCCACCGCAGGGGCGGCGGCCGGCGGCGCCGCTCGGCGGAGGTCGCAATGGTCGACGACGTCGAGTTCACCTCGTACTACGGGCGGCCGATCATCAAGCCGCCGGTGTGGAAGACCCCCGACGTCCCGCTGTACCTGTTCCTCGGCGGCGCGGCCGGCTCCTCGGCGGTCCTCGCCGCCGTCGCCGATCTGAGCGACCGGCCGGCCCTGACCCGGGTGGGCCGGCTGGTGGCCGGCGGCGGCTCGATCGCCTCGGTGGGCTTCCTGATCCACGACCTGGGCCGGCCCGAGCGGTTCCTGCACATGCTGCGGGTCTTCAAGCCGACCTCCCCGCTGTCGGTGGGCACCTACATCCTGTCGCCGTTCAGCGCGGCGGCCGGTGCGACGGCGGCGGTGGAGCTGCTGGGCTGGTTCCCGCGGCTCAAGCGGTTCGGCGGGGTGGTGTCGGCGCTGTTCGGCGGGCCGATGGCCACCTACACCGCGGTGCTGCTGGCGAACACCGCGGTGCCGTCGTGGCACGACCCGCACGAGCAGCTGCCGTTCGTCTTCGCCGGCTCCGCCATGGCCGCGGGCGGCGGGCTGACCATGATCTTCACGCCGGTGGCCGAGGCCGGGCCGTCGCGGAAGATGGCGATCGCGGGTGCGGCGGTCGAGCTGGCCGCGATGCACAAGGTGGAGAACGACCACGGGATCGTCAGCGAGCCGTACCACGAGGGCCGGGCCGGGACGCTGATGCGGGCGGCGAAGACCTGCACCGCGGTGGGCGCCGGGCTCACCGCCGTCGCGGGACGCACCCGGATCGGCGCGATCGCCTCGGGCACGCTGCTGGCCGCCGGGTCGCTGCTCACCCGCTTCGGGGTGTTCGACGCCGGCATGGCCAGTGCCCGCGACCCGAAGTACACCGTCGTGCCCCAGCGCGAGCGCATGGCCGCCCGGGAGGCCGGCCGGCAGGTCGGCGAGGGCGAGGGCCGCTCCGTCACCCGCTGAGCCGGCCAGGGACTACGCGCCGGGCGGGTGGGCGATCAGCTCCTCGCGGCGGGACGTCGGCGGCCGCCACCCGGTGGTGTCGCGGCGCGGCGGCGGCAGCGGACGCTCGACCGGTGCGGCCGGCTCGACGAGGACCCCGCGGGTCGGCGCCAGGTCGGCCGGGTCGACGGTGATGGAGCGGAACACGCCGTGGTCCAGGGCCGGCGCCAGGTCCGGGCGGGCGCCGTAGACCTCGGACTCCGCCGTCCGCACGACGAAGACGCAGGGGGTGCTGGCGGGGGAGCCCAGGTAGGGCTGCGAGGTGGCACCCGCCATCGGGTACCAGGGCAGGCCCATCGCGCGCACCAGCCGGCGCACCCGGTCGTCGAGGATGGTGACCAGGCCGGGGACGCCGCAGTTGCGGGCGTACCGCCAGATGCCGTGGCACAGGGCGACGCTGACCTCGGCGCCCGCCGCGCCGGCGCGGAACCGGGGGTCCACGGCCAGCGTGCCCACGTCCCACACGGCCGACGGCGCGAGGTCGACGGCGCCCAGGCTGTCGGCCACGGGCAGGTGCCACGGCGCGCCCGCCACGTCGAGCAGGGTCTTCACCGGGCTCGCGCCGGCGACGATCAGCCGGGCGGTGCCCAGCGCGGCGCCGCTCGCGTCGTCGATGACCGCGACGAACCGCGACCGCGCCTCGTACGGGCCGTACTCCTCCGCCAGGAGCTCGGGGGTGTTGCCGAAGGCCTGCAGGAAGACGTCGGCCTCCACCTGGCGTGCGGCGTCCCGCTCCTCGGGGGAGTGCGCCACGAGCAGCCGGAGCGCCATGTCAGAAGCCCTTCGCGACGACGGTGCCGGCGTCGAAGAAGTCGGCGGTGAAGGCGACGGCGACGTCCGGGTCGAACGCCTTGCAGGTGTAGATGTCGACCGAGAAGAACAGCCGCGGCTGCTCCCAGGCGTAGAAGTGCGCCCCGGAGGTCTCCCAGTGGATCCAGCCGGCCCAGCCGTACAGGTCGGAGCGGTGCGTCACGGGCTCGAGGAGCTGCACCATGTCGACCTCGCGGGACAGCGCCGAGAGGTACGTCCGGATCTGCGCGTCGTCGACGGGTGCGGCCGGGTACCCCTCGATCACCAGGCGCTGCCGGAGGATCTCCGGAGCGAGGTCGCGCCAGGCGGCGGGGCGGAAGACCAGGTCAGAGGCGGGGGGGGACAACGTCACCCGCTCATAGTCCACACCCGATAGCGCAGGGTGGTCATCCCGGTCGGCGTGTCGCCCGGTCGTGCGTCACCCCGAGGGCGTCGTCGTGACCCTTCGGAGTCAGCCCCGGCTCGTATGCCGGCTGAGCTGCGGGATCAGCGCTTCGTCGACGAGGCCGGAGTCCGAGGCGGCCAGCCAGCGCAGGAACTCCTCGACCGGCATGGGGCGGCCGATGGCGTACCCCTGGGCCACGTCGCAGCCCAGGCGGGCCAGCGTGGCGCTCGTCGCCAGGTTCTCGACCCCTTCGGCCACGAGGCTCAGGCCGAGGGCGTGGGCCAGCGCGACGGTGCTCTGCACGATGGCCGCCGCCCGGGGATCGCGGTCGACGTCGGCGGTCAGGCTGCGGTCCAGCTTCAGCTCGTCGGCCGGCAGGTGCCGCAGGTAGGCCAGCGAGCTGTACCCGGTGCCGTAGTCGTCGATCGACGTGCGGACGCCCGATCGGCGCAGGTCGGCGAGGACCGTGCGGCCGCGCTCGGGATCGGCCATGAGGGTGTCCTCGACCAGTTCCAGCGTGAGCGCCCGCGCGGGCAGCCCGTGCCGGTGCAGCGCCGCGGCGACCTTGCAGGCGAGGTCGAGGTCGGTGACGTTGGCGGCCGACAGGTTGACCGACACCGGCACCGGGTGGCCGGGCCACCAGCGGGCGGCCGCCTCGAGCGCTAGTTCGAGCACCCGGTCCGTCAGCGGCCGCAGCAG is from Blastococcus sp. HT6-4 and encodes:
- a CDS encoding 4Fe-4S dicluster domain-containing protein, with the protein product MTSISSASPALTGNDQKNRLFGPLPDVSADAGYVEEHPARVGFFTDTSVCIGCKACEVACKEWNTLPMDDSHGVRDTMGLSGMSYDNTGQLGANSWRHVAFVEQTRTVDLPMPTFGRPGDDRQGSGPSPAAGGGASLADAQQSVLNAEALSEFDPQTGQTGADKQIRWLMSSDVCKHCTHAGCLDVCPTGALFRTEFGTVVVQQDICNGCGYCVPACPYGVIDQRKDDGRVFKCTMCYDRLTDGKAPACATACPTQSIQFGDLDELQARADARLATLKEQGVETARLYGRDENDGVGGAGAFFLLLDEPEVYGLPPDPVVTTRDVPAMWKAAARGAALIIGVAVSAVLGSRKR
- a CDS encoding S-adenosylmethionine decarboxylase, whose amino-acid sequence is MTLSPPASDLVFRPAAWRDLAPEILRQRLVIEGYPAAPVDDAQIRTYLSALSREVDMVQLLEPVTHRSDLYGWAGWIHWETSGAHFYAWEQPRLFFSVDIYTCKAFDPDVAVAFTADFFDAGTVVAKGF
- the nrfD gene encoding NrfD/PsrC family molybdoenzyme membrane anchor subunit; this translates as MTEGITTPGAGWRRADGPGERKPPKRHRRGGGRRRRSAEVAMVDDVEFTSYYGRPIIKPPVWKTPDVPLYLFLGGAAGSSAVLAAVADLSDRPALTRVGRLVAGGGSIASVGFLIHDLGRPERFLHMLRVFKPTSPLSVGTYILSPFSAAAGATAAVELLGWFPRLKRFGGVVSALFGGPMATYTAVLLANTAVPSWHDPHEQLPFVFAGSAMAAGGGLTMIFTPVAEAGPSRKMAIAGAAVELAAMHKVENDHGIVSEPYHEGRAGTLMRAAKTCTAVGAGLTAVAGRTRIGAIASGTLLAAGSLLTRFGVFDAGMASARDPKYTVVPQRERMAAREAGRQVGEGEGRSVTR